A single region of the Brachypodium distachyon strain Bd21 chromosome 3, Brachypodium_distachyon_v3.0, whole genome shotgun sequence genome encodes:
- the LOC104584323 gene encoding protein RKD1 encodes MEKATKNEEHLSDGSQREKPSLRLEQVSQYFCMPLKQAAEELKVGQTTLKRSCRELRILRWPHRKVKSLQTLIENVQELEKDDVLGRSEKIRAVVQILQQRQKLMEERPAGVVELDKETRIFMQACYKEMYNRRRKGVKFAWMRSDRAGFR; translated from the exons ATGGAAAAGGCCACCAAAAACGAAGAGCATCTGAGTGATGGGTCGCAGCGGGAGAAGCCGTCGCTGAGGCTCGAGCAGGTATCACAGTACTTCTGCATGCCGCTcaagcaggcggcggaggaactCAAGGTCGGGCAGACAACGCTGAAGAGAAGCTGCAGGGAGCTCAGGATCCTGCGTTGGCCTCACCGCAAGGTCAAGAGCTTGCAGACTCTCATCGAGAATGTTCAG GAGCTCGAGAAGGATGACGTTCTGGGAAGGAGTGAAAAGATTCGCGCGGTGGTACAGATCCTGCAGCAACGTCAGAAGCTTATGGAGGAGAGACCTGCAGGTGTTGTTGAGCTTGATAAGGAGACGCGTATTTTTATGCAAGCGTGTTACAAGGAGATGTACAATCGCAGAAGAAAAGGGGTGAAGTTCGCATGGATGAGAAGTGATCGAGCAG GTTTTCGTTGA
- the LOC100836154 gene encoding geranylgeranyl diphosphate reductase, chloroplastic — translation MASLSSASAARATTTFHLSPSSSSFRSSRRSSRVVVTRAAATSPKLPAGRRLRVAVVGGGPAGGAAAEALAKGGVETVLIERKMDNCKPCGGAIPLCMVSEFDLPLDLVDRKVTKMKMISPSNVAVDIGRTLAPHEYIGMVRREVLDDFLRTRAQKAGAEVLNGLFLRYEAPKEANGTYTVHYNHYDSSSGKVGGEKRSFEVDAIVGADGANSRVAKDMGAGDYEYAIAFQERVKIPDDKMRYYEERAEMYVGDDVSPDFYGWVFPKCDHVAVGTGTVTHKADIKKFQAATRLRAKDKIDGGRIIRVEAHPIPEHPRPKRVSGRVTLVGDAAGYVTKCSGEGIYFAAKSGRMCAEAIVAGSANGTRLVEEGDLRKYLAEFDRLYWPTYKVLDILQKVFYRSNAAREAFVEMCADDYVQRMTFDSYLYKRVVPGNPLEDIKLAVNTIGSLVRATALRREMSKLTL, via the exons atGGCGTCCCTCTCCTCGGCATCCGCGGCGCGCGCCACCACAACCTTTCACCTCtctccgtcctcctcctccttccgcaGCAGCAGAAGGTCCTCCCGCGTGGTGGTgacccgggcggcggcgacgagcccgaAGCTCCCGGCTGGCCGGCGCCTCCGCGTGGCGGTCGTCGGCGGGGGCCCCgcgggaggggcggcggcggaggcgctggcgAAGGGCGGGGTGGAGACGGTGCTGATCGAGCGGAAGATGGACAACTGCAAGccctgcggcggcgccatccCGCTGTGCATGGTGTCCGAGTTCGACCTGCCGCTGGACCTCGTCGACCGGAAGGTCACCAAGATGAAGATGATCTCGCCCTCCAACGTCGCCGTCGACATCGGCCGCACCCTCGCCCCGCACGAGTACATCGGGATGGTCAGGCGCGAGGTGCTCGACGATTTTCTCCGGACACGGGCGCAGAAGGCCGGCGCCGAGGTCCTCAATGGCCTCTTCCTTAG GTACGAGGCGCCCAAGGAAGCCAACGGCACGTACACGGTGCACTACAACCACTACGACAGCTCGAGCGGCAAGGTGGGCGGCGAGAAGCGGTCCTTCGAGGTGGACGCGATCGTGGGCGCGGACGGCGCCAACTCCCGCGTGGCCAAGGACATGGGCGCCGGCGACTACGAGTACGCCATCGCCTTCCAGGAGCGCGTCAAGATCCCCGACGACAAGATGCGCTACTACGAGGAGCGCGCCGAGATGTACGTCGGCGACGACGTGTCCCCCGACTTCTACGGCTGGGTCTTCCCCAAGTGCGACCACGTCGCCGTCGGCACCGGCACCGTCACCCACAAGGCCGACATCAAGAAGTTCCAGGCCGCCACCCGCCTCCGCGCCAAGGACAAGATCGACGGCGGCCGCATCATCCGCGTCGAGGCCCACCCCATCCCCGAGCACCCCCGCCCCAAACG TGTGTCGGGGCGGGTGACGCTGGTGGGGGACGCGGCGGGGTACGTGACGAAGTGCTCCGGGGAAGGGATCTACTTCGCGGCGAAGAGCGGGAGGATGTGCGCGGAGGCGATCGTGGCCGGGTCGGCGAACGGGACGAGGCTGGTGGAGGAAGGCGACCTCCGCAAGTACCTGGCGGAGTTCGACAGGCTCTACTGGCCGACCTACAAGGTGCTCGACATCCTGCAGAAGGTCTTCTACCGCTCCAACGCCGCCAGGGAGGCCTTCGTGGAGATGTGCGCTGACGACTACGTGCAGCGGATGACCTTCGACAGCTACCTCTACAAGCGTGtcgtgcccgggaaccccctcgaGGACATCAAGCTCGCCGTCAACACCATCGGCAGCCTCGTCAGGGCCACGGCCCTCCGCAGGGAGATGAGCAAGCTCACATTGTGA
- the LOC100822651 gene encoding soluble starch synthase 2-2, chloroplastic/amyloplastic, whose product MSGAVASSSAAFLLLVANSSSSLRRRRSRVSTAVRSYGAAGTRLHWARRGFTWDGAVLCAASAAAGGEEGAAAGESSKGVSVQRGKVKAARNKDPASSPKAATSALKQDSSVAKQNGAAVSRDESGARVAESTAASGYWKDVVVAEPVEAKVDAAGDAEVATSAADDSENKGSYVPLAGPNVMNVVVVASECAPFCKTGGLGDVVGALPKALARRGHRVMVVIPKYGDYAEACDLGVRKHYKVAGQESEVTYFHSYIDGVDFVFLEAPPFRHLHNDIYGGKRTDVLKRMILFCKAAVEVPWYAPCGGVVYGDGNLVFIANDWHTALLPVYLKAYYRDNALMQYARSVLVIHNIAHQGRGPVEDFFDMDLPGHYIDHFKLYDPTGGEHNNVFAAGLKMADRVVTVSHGYMWELKTIEGGWGLHDIINQNDWKLHGIVNGIDTAEWNPEVDTHLHSDDYTNYTFETLDTGKRQCKAALQRELGLQVRDDVPVIGFIGRLDRQKGVDLIAEAMPWITQQDVQLVMLGTGRADLEDMLRRFEGEHRDKVRGWVGFSVKMAHRITAGADVLLMPSLFEPCGLNQLYAMAYGTVPVVHAVGGLRDTVAPFDPFGGTGLGWTFDRADAGRMIDALGHCLNTYWNYKESWRGLQQRGMSQDLSWDHAAELYEDVLVKAKYQW is encoded by the exons ATGTCGGGGGCCGTCGCGTCCTCGTCCGCGGCGTTTCTCTTGCTCGTGGCcaactcctcctcgtcgctgcggcggcggcggagcagggtGAGCACCGCAGTGCGCTCCTACGGTGCCGCCGGGACGCGGCTGCATTGGGCGCGGCGGGGTTTTACTTGGGACGGAGCCGTGCTGTGcgccgcgtcggcggcggctggtggcgaggagggcgcggcggcaggggagAGCTCGAAGGGGGTCTCTGTGCAGCGCGGCAAGGTCAAG GCTGCTAGAAACAAGGATCCTGCTTCATCACCCAAAGCTGCGACATCGGCACTGAAGCAAGACAGTAGCGTTGCAAAGCAAAATGGGGCTGCTGTCTCTAGGGACGAATCAGGTGCGCGAGTCGCTGAATCGACGGCTGCATCGGGTTATTGGAAAGATGTGGTTGTCGCGGAACCGGTGGAAGCTAAGGTTGATGCTGCTGGAGATGCAGAGGTGGCGACTTCTGCTGCAGACGACAGTGAAAACAAGGGGTCATATGTTCCTTTGGCTGGGCCAAACGTGATGAATGTCGTCGTCGTGGCTTCTGAATGTGCTCCTTTCTGTAAAACAG GTGGGCTTGGAGATGTTGTGGGTGCTTTGCCCAAGGCTCTGGCGAGAAGAGGACATCGTGTTATG GTTGTGATACCCAAATACGGTGATTACGCAGAAGCCTGTGATCTAGGTGTTCGCAAACATTACAAGGTTGCAGGACAG GAGTCAGAAGTGACTTACTTTCACTCTTACATCGATGGAGTTGATTTTGTCTTCCTAGAGGCTCCTCCCTTCCGGCACCTGCATAATGATATTTATGGAGGAAAAAGAACG GATGTTCTGAAGCGCATGATTTTGTTCTGCAAGGCTGCTGTTGAG GTTCCCTGGTACGCTCCATGCGGTGGTGTTGTCTATGGTGATGGCAATTTAGTCTTCATTGCAAATGATTGGCATACCGCACTTCTACCTGTTTATCTAAAGGCGTATTACCGAGACAATGCCTTGATGCAGTATGCTCGCTCTGTGCTCGTGATACACAACATTGCTCATCAG GGACGTGGCCCTGTAGAGGACTTCTTCGACATGGACTTGCCTGGGCACTACATTGATCACTTCAAACTGTACGATCCCACCGGTGGCGAGCACAACAATGTGTTCGCTGCCGGCCTGAAGATGGCAGACCGAGTGGTGACCGTGAGCCACGGCTACATGTGGGAGCTGAAGACGATCGAAGGCGGCTGGGGTCTCCACGACATCATAAACCAGAACGACTGGAAGCTGCACGGCATCGTGAACGGCATCGACACGGCCGAATGGAACCCCGAGGTGGACACGCACCTTCACTCGGACGACTACACCAACTACACATTCGAGACGCTGGACACGGGCAAGCGGCAGTGCAAGGCGGCGCTGCAGCGGGAGCTGGGCCTGCAGGTGCGTGACGACGTGCCGGTGATCGGCTTCATCGGTCGCTTGGACCGGCAGAAGGGCGTGGACCTCATCGCCGAGGCGATGCCGTGGATCACGCAGCAGGACGTGCAGCTGGTGATGCTGGGCACGGGGCGCGCCGACCTGGAGGACATGCTGCGGCGGTTCGAAGGCGAGCACAGGGACAAGGTGCGCGGCTGGGTCGGGTTCTCGGTGAAGATGGCGCACCGGATCACGGCGGGCGCGGACGTCCTGCTGATGCCGTCCCTGTTCGAGCCTTGCGGGCTGAACCAGCTCTACGCCATGGCGTACGGCACGGTGCCCGTGGTGCACGCCGTGGGCGGGCTCCGGGACACGGTGGCGCCGTTCGACCCGTTCGGCGGCACGGGGCTCGGGTGGACGTTCgaccgcgccgacgccggcagGATGATCGACGCCCTGGGCCACTGCCTCAACACGTACTGGAACTACAAGGAGAGCTGGAGGGGCCTGCAGCAGCGCGGCATGTCGCAGGACCTCAGCTGGGACCATGCCGCCGAGCTCTACGAGGACGTCCTCGTCAAGGCCAAGTACCAGTGGTGA